The Primulina huaijiensis isolate GDHJ02 chromosome 9, ASM1229523v2, whole genome shotgun sequence genomic interval AGAGCCCTCGGAGTTTTTTATTCTTATCTTAGCCTTTATCCAAAATGATTTCACCTGTAAAACAAAATTTGTTGGCATTTTAAAATGTTTGTTGACTCTAAATCTAGGTAAAACAATGGGTGAGTAGATTTGAACTTACGACATCGGTTAAGCTCAAAATCTGGCTGATTTTTCGAATCTGAGAGCTAAAAGGCTGGTCTATTTCCTGGTTTGCTTTGTCATACAATTTTTGGGAGACAATAGTTTCAATATATTCTTTATTGGCTTGCATCCTAGAGAAAAGGGTGTATATTAGCTATTTATTTCTACTGAAATAGGAAATAGGACGAACataaaaaagaaatttgaaTACAGAAATAAACACATGGTAAAAACAAATGAAGTCAGCAAGATAGATAGTTCTTTAGCAGATTGCTCCGCTTGTTAGTTATTCCCTATAAGTTCATCTAAAACGATGCAATGGTACATTGATGTTCTGATATAATAAGGAGCCTCTTtataatacaaaataataaatttcattaAGAAGTTTATAAGCCAGCGCCATACAATATAGCTAGAAAGTAAATTTGATCTGTAGAAGATATTTGTTGCCTTATTTTGAGGTATAGTCTACCACAGTTCTTTTGTTAACATAAGacatgataataatgttaaggGGGCAGTTTTCTAAAATTGTTAACAACCATCTAAGTAGCTATGAAGAACCAATTTTTAAAACAATCTAAGTTTCAAAgacatataataatatattgctTTATTTCTTACAGTTTCCaagtgtttaatttttttttttattttcctggtGGTATATGTGGCAGGCAGTAGTCAAACAAAACATCAAGAAATGGCTCAACtacattttttcaaaataaaagttaaacacgaaaactgaaaaatatttaatgaagaaCTTTGCAACCACATTAGTGTATTCAAGAAATGTAATATGTGCTTATCAAAGCCTAACAATTgagtataaattttatttttaagatgcGAGCAGGTAGGCTTAGAACTACATATTCATAATTCATaaaggggtttttttttttttggaatgtaTGGTCTGTAAAAGTAATTGTTGAATGTATACATAAATTACAAACAAAAAATGGCATTATTTACTGTAATTTAAAAGTTGGAGCATGGGCATTTGATGTAGCAACTTTAGCTTGATTCATTAAAGATCATCCTAAAACTATGGGATAAGATAGCCAATAAAAAGAATATGAATTACCATTGTTTTAGGAGTTCACTTCGTTGAATTGGAGGGTCAAACAGAATGGTGCTATTTGGTACTGTACCAATTGAtaatcctacaacaataatatatttttattagccTAATCAAGCTTTGTTAAGTAAAATGcaccaaaatatattaaatgatatGCGTAATGTTGAAGAAATTACTTTTTCTAAGTATGAGATAACATTAAATAGAGGTGACTGTACCGTAAAATGTATTGACAGAAAGCCGCATCCCTAAGATTATAGGAAAAGTGTGAACATTTTGAGTCAAAAAAGGTGCTTCGGTTTGAAGAAATTCTTCCCATAAGGTGAGAATTAATGGCCTGCGTCTACCAAGATAAGAAATATGTCATTTTCTGATCTATACAATTATCTGTAAAATGAAGAAAAGCAAATAATATTGCGAGTGTTTTTTCAAAGGAGTTTACTCTTCATTGACGATAACAAATTCTTGTAAAttcctttttgttttttcaacAAGCCGTTGCGGAAAAACATGTACCACGCTGCATAATAAGTCTGAAAATAAAATGCGTCAATAAATCTGGATATAATGTAATTGCATTCTATGAAAGAGTATTGGAGCAAGAGCTTAGCTGATTTGTTTAGTAGACACATCCGCTAATTCAGGGCATTGTGCAAAAGATGTCAGGTGGTAAGCATGGTCGATAGGTAGTTGCTCTTCTTCATTTGCAAGCTTAATATAAGTACTTCTACTAAGCAACATTTGGTATTTTGCTGATGCAAAAATTGGTGCGTTGctagttatttttttaattttggcaTTCCCGATGTAGTATGTCTTGTATAAATGAAGTAATCTGTCTAATTGCTCAACATCTTGGTCATAAATTATGCCCTGCATACTTCCATTCTATggaaataaaaagataaaataaaaaacaattacagGCTGAAATGATATTGAAAGAAGACAATGTATTTTACCTCTTTGTCAACAAAAACAAGTTTTTGTTGACGTCCCCATTTGAGAAAGCGAATCGGagttttttcagaaaaaaatacTTTCACAAACCAGTTGCGAAAATCTGGTTTTAGATTTACAAGGGTTGCACATTTGTCTTCTAATGAGCTGGATGTAAGGGGAAAAAAGAAGTAATGAACACACATAATTTACACATTATAATGTGGAATTTAAGACTATATATATGTGTGAAGAAATAAATCTAAAATTAAATCGTGTAGTCAGGAGCATTCAatttgttttaataaaactaataaCTGTATCTTAACAAACCTTACAATGtgtgtatataaatatttaatatacttTTATGtctaatattttcatattaataagataaaaaaataagaatttaCCTCTCAATAAGGATGTGCGGCGTCCAAGACCTCACGGTAAACTACATTTTTTGTGTAGTTTGTACTTTGAACTAATGGTGTTGATGGTCTAATAAGCACTTTTATTTGAGCAATATTCTTAGCTCTTGATAATGCGACATAAAGTTGGCCATGTGAAAAAACTGGTTCTTTTAAATAGATACCAACAAAATCTAAAGTTTGTCCTTGGACTTTGTTAATTGTCATTGCATAACATAAACGAATTGGAAATTGTTTTCTTTTAAATGGAATAGATGAAAAATCGTCATGTGGAGATTCTAATGTTATTCGAGGAATGAATACAGGTTTTCCTGCATGTGTGCCTACTGAAATTTCAGCATAAATAACATTTTTGTTGAACCCCTTGCAAAGTAAGCGTGTACCATTACAAAGTCCTTCTGTTGGATTAATATTTCGTAACAATATGATTGGTGAATTTATTTTCAAGGTTAATTTGTGTGGGGGAAGCCCTTGAGGAGTTAAACAGTGGAATAAAGCCTCTTGATCTGGTATAACACAATCACTTGTGTTTTCATCACAACTATAGTACGTTGTTTCTTCACCAGGAAATTTGTTAATAAGAACATCATTTATTTCATGGACAAATTCGTTCCTTGTTGTAAGTATGGCGCGTTTTACAAATGCAGAGAAATCTAAATCTGAATCATTGATGTTTGGGAAAACCATGTCTATTAACGTGTTCAAAGAAGTAATATCATCTGTAAATTGAATGTTAATGTGAGATGGGATTTGGATTTCATTGTGTTCATTAGTAATTTCAACTCCATCACCAATTTTCAACAGCCAAGATGAGAAGATAGAATCAGATAATGCACGCATATTTTTTTGGAGTTTTATCTTATTTAACTTGGGCCACAACGGTGACATAACAATTGAAGATTCTATGATATTCTCCTTTGTACTTTTTAAAATAACTGGTAATGTTTGGCGAAAATCTCCACCGAATACAATAATTTTACCGCCGAAAAGTAAATTTGAATCCATTATATCTTGTAACATCTCGTTGAATTTTTCAATAACATCACACCTAGCCATCGTAGCCTCATCCCAAATAATGAGTTTTGCTAGTTTTATCAAAGTCGCTAATGTGCTTTGCTTACTAATGCTACAATACTTGGTATTACTTTCGTCTAAAGGGATTTTAAATCTCGAATGTGAAGTGCGACCTCCTGGAAGCAAAGATGCTGCTACTCCTGAAGTTGCGGTCGCAATTGCTATGTCACCATTTGATCGAATTGTGGCAAGAAGTGCTCTATATAAGAAGGTTTTTCCAGTATCTCCAGGGCCGTCAATAAAGAAAGCACTACGAAcatgatataagatttgattATAAGCATTTTTTTGTTCTATATTTAATTGTTCAACAGCTAATAAATCTTCTTCCGGTACGTAAATATCACGTTCCGTTTGTAAATCTTTTGCCAATCTGTCGATAAAATGCAAGCTTACATCCTTATCTGTGTGAAAGAAGTCTTCCAATTTTTTGCCCATTGAATGAAGATAGTTATCAACTATGTCTAAAACCCTATGATTAATCATTTTTGGAGTAAGAGATTTATTGTGAGTAAAATCTTCTGAgagaaaatctttaaattttaaccAAAGCTGAATTGGATTTTTTGGGCAACAAAAAACGAGGACAGTAGCAAATAATTGTCGCAAAGCATGAGGCATTAAATAGCAAGCAGCTTCTTCAATACACATTTCAGCAGTGTTATCACTTTCTATTAAGCCTAATGTTAGTGCCGCTTCTCTAAATGTTGGAAAATTACGTCATTTATTGTTCTTAATCCTTTAAAAGAAGATGGTTTTCTGACATGCATCAGCAAcaactttaaataaaactttTCACAATCTGAAGGTCGACAGCTAAAAATTCGGCCTATGACTTCTTTTTTCTTACGTGGTTCCCACTCTTTAGAATCGTTGTGCCAAGTAAAATATTCAAGGAATTCAACATATAAACAATTCAGGCTTTGAGCATAGCTATTGTATTTGTTCATATGGAAAAACTGTGTTAACATAGTTTTCTTAAATGATGGGTTGTTGACAATGCTGTGCAACGCTTGATTGGCAGAAAATGTTACAACTTGTTCATTTTCTAAATGAACTGGTAAGCATATTACAGTTGGATGTACATGGTTAAGATCAAAGCCGAAAATGCTCCAGATAGATTCATGAGGTGAAATCCATCTTGCAGATTGGAAA includes:
- the LOC140983908 gene encoding uncharacterized protein encodes the protein MXQNRLRNEVYNGLLDSITQGCEIGSDVGKRVILPTSFIGGPRDMRKRYMDAIALVQRYGKPDIFLTITSNSNWAEIKSLCLPSDEIQNRPDLISRIFHAKLQVLRDELFKRDIFGHIIAYTSVIEFQKRGLPHAHFLLILNQASKMFHPEAFDRIVCAELPDAQTEPYLFSLVVKHMMHGPCGSLNPTCPCMKKNSCKYNYPKDYSETTKFGTNSYPIYRRRDDKHVITIRGSQLDNRWVVPYNPYLLAKFNCHINVEICSTIQAVKYIYKYIYKGHDKILYTLLGDERDQIIDEAKNFQSARWISPHESIWSIFGFDLNHVHPTVICLPVHLENEQVVTFSANQALHSIVNNPSFKKTMLTQFFHMNKYNSYAQSLNCLYVEFLEYFTWHNDSKEWEPRKKKEVIGRIFSCRPSDCEKEAALTLGLIESDNTAEMCIEEAACYLMPHALRQLFATVLVFCCPKNPIQLWLKFKDFLSEDFTHNKSLTPKMINHRVLDIVDNYLHSMGKKLEDFFHTDKDVSLHFIDRLAKDLQTERDIYVPEEDLLAVEQLNIEQKNAYNQILYHVRSAFFIDGPGDTGKTFLYRALLATIRSNGDIAIATATSGVAASLLPGGRTSHSRFKIPLDESNTKYCSISKQSTLATLIKLAKLIIWDEATMARCDVIEKFNEMLQDIMDSNLLFGGKIIVFGGDFRQTLPVILKSTKENIIESSIVMSPLWPKLNKIKLQKNMRALSDSIFSSWLLKIGDGVEITNEHNEIQIPSHINIQFTDDITSLNTLIDMVFPNINDSDLDFSAFVKRAILTTRNEFVHEINDVLINKFPGEETTSLEDKCATLVNLKPDFRNWFVKVFFSEKTPIRFLKWGRQQKLVFVDKENGSMQGIIYDQDVEQLDRLLHLYKTYYIGNAKIKKITSNAPIFASAKYQMLLSRSTYIKLANEEEQLPIDHAYHLTSFAQCPELADVSTKQIS